The Daphnia carinata strain CSIRO-1 chromosome 2, CSIRO_AGI_Dcar_HiC_V3, whole genome shotgun sequence genome has a segment encoding these proteins:
- the LOC130686418 gene encoding sugar transporter SWEET1-like isoform X1 — protein sequence MALENFREILSVTATVTTIIQFLTGVIICASIRKKGISGEISGFPFIAGVLGCSLWLRYGMLMKDSAMITVNAVGLVLQLSYVCMYYVYATHKGAYLKQVLIVFSVVLTTMFYVAVEPIEDKAEFRLGLLCCATTLIFCSAPLATLGDVLRTRSTETLPFYLILANVLVAAQWFLYGVAVHNTFVQVPNFISCLIALSQLSLFAIFPSTNIRTKLQVSDEE from the exons ATGGCACTGGAGAACTTCAGAGAGATCTTGAGCGTGACTGCCACTGTCACTACGATTATTCAGTTTCTAACCGGGGT GATTATCTGTGCAAGTATtcgaaaaaaagggatttcTGGAGAAATTTCAGGTTTCCCATTCATAGCCGGTGTTCTCGG ATGTAGTTTGTGGCTGCGCTATGGGATGCTCATGAAAGATTCTGCAATGATTACAGTGAATGCAGTTGGACTTGTACTTCAGCTGTCTTATGTTTGCATGTACTATGTATATGCAACACACAAG GGAGCATACCTCAAGCAGGTATTGATTGTCTTCTCTGTCGTTCTTACTACAATGTTTTATGTGGCAGTAGAACCTATTGAGGATAAGGCTGAATTTAGATTGGGGTTGCTCTGTTGTGCCACCACCTTGATCTTCTGTTCTGCACCTCTTGCCACATTG gGTGATGTCTTGCGGACACGCAGCACCGAAACCTTACCATTCTATTTAATCCTTGCCAATGTTCTTGTGGCAGCACAATGGTTTCTCTATGGCGTGGCAGTTCATAACACTTTTGTTCAA GTGCCCAATTTCATCAGTTGCCTTATTGCCTTATCACAGTTGTCGTTGTTTGCCATCTTTCCCAGCACTAATATTCGCACAAAACTTCAAGTAAGTGATGAAGAATGA
- the LOC130686418 gene encoding sugar transporter SWEET1-like isoform X2, producing the protein MALENFREILSVTATVTTIIQFLTGVIICASIRKKGISGEISGFPFIAGVLGCSLWLRYGMLMKDSAMITVNAVGLVLQLSYVCMYYVYATHKGAYLKQVLIVFSVVLTTMFYVAVEPIEDKAEFRLGLLCCATTLIFCSAPLATLGDVLRTRSTETLPFYLILANVLVAAQWFLYGVAVHNTFVQVPNFISCLIALSQLSLFAIFPSTNIRTKLQNVV; encoded by the exons ATGGCACTGGAGAACTTCAGAGAGATCTTGAGCGTGACTGCCACTGTCACTACGATTATTCAGTTTCTAACCGGGGT GATTATCTGTGCAAGTATtcgaaaaaaagggatttcTGGAGAAATTTCAGGTTTCCCATTCATAGCCGGTGTTCTCGG ATGTAGTTTGTGGCTGCGCTATGGGATGCTCATGAAAGATTCTGCAATGATTACAGTGAATGCAGTTGGACTTGTACTTCAGCTGTCTTATGTTTGCATGTACTATGTATATGCAACACACAAG GGAGCATACCTCAAGCAGGTATTGATTGTCTTCTCTGTCGTTCTTACTACAATGTTTTATGTGGCAGTAGAACCTATTGAGGATAAGGCTGAATTTAGATTGGGGTTGCTCTGTTGTGCCACCACCTTGATCTTCTGTTCTGCACCTCTTGCCACATTG gGTGATGTCTTGCGGACACGCAGCACCGAAACCTTACCATTCTATTTAATCCTTGCCAATGTTCTTGTGGCAGCACAATGGTTTCTCTATGGCGTGGCAGTTCATAACACTTTTGTTCAA GTGCCCAATTTCATCAGTTGCCTTATTGCCTTATCACAGTTGTCGTTGTTTGCCATCTTTCCCAGCACTAATATTCGCACAAAACTTCAA AACGTCGTTTAA
- the LOC130686401 gene encoding ATP-dependent RNA helicase DDX42-like, whose translation MNSGRGGSRFSGFSVGPRPRANLNKADGSLHAVPPPPSMTRLGNPNTIPLATRFSRPGVPSSSSAGYNRFHPQPGAGRIDVELVPPVSISKQGYSTLNAISQGAINTTYGVPTNRPKTEDDYFDEDDDEPPSNEPLYQPGPDSPTFTKNAESDDEEDPLDAFMNDLNQKVKKEAIKVPEKEDLSGKNKAKGVRHDIEEEDDEESYYRYIKENPLAGLQGDDSDSEQIEYDEDGNPIKLGKKHIDPLPPIDHSTITYAPFEKNFYEEHDEIKNLPLNQSNELRETLGLKVSGISIPKPVCSFAHFNFDEKLLNVIRKSEFTNPTPIQSQAIPAALSGRDVIGIAQTGSGKTAAFLWPMIVHILDQPVLKQGDGPIGVILAPTRELSQQIYTEAKKFCKVFGISVVCCYGGGSKWEQSKDLEQGAEIVVATPGRMIDLVKIKATNLQRVTFLVLDEADRMFDMGFEPQVRSICNHVRPERQTLLFSATFKKRIEKLARDVLSDPIRIVQGDVGEANQDVTQVIEVIAPTAKYSWLIVRLVEFMASGSVLIFVTKKANAEELCASLKSREMSVALLHGDMDQIDRNQVISSFKKKEMDILVATDVAARGLDIPHIRTVINYDIARDIDTHTHRIGRTGRAGEKGTAFTLVTPADKEFAGHLVRNLEGANQQVPEPLMDLAMQSAWFRKSRFKGGQGRKPNVGGRGLGYSDKTPTTANRTLTGANAIKPVFQSGPSSFSKPTQGPAAAAGPSGGRLAAMKAAFQSQYKQQFCSSSDNKPPQPLASDSNSAEGSGQRPVKKKSRWDD comes from the exons atgaatTCAGGAAGGGGTGGCAGTCGATTTTCGGGTTTTAGTGTTGGCCCAAGACCTAGGGCGAATCTGAACAAAGCTGATGGCAGCCTTCACGCAGTTCCCCCGCCACCGTCGATGACGAGACTTGGTAATCCGAATACCATACCTCTTGCCACAAGATTTTCGCGGCCTGGCGTTCCAAGTAGCAGCTCAGCTGGTTATAACAGATTTCATCCTCAACCTGGAGCTGGGCGCATTGATGTTGAGCTTGTACCGCCTGTGTCAATTAGTAAACAAGGTTATAGCACCCTAAATGCAATTAGCCAGGGTGCAATTAACACAACATATGGCGTACCTACTAATAGGCCCAAAACTGAAGACGA TTACtttgatgaagatgatgatgaaccCCCCTCAAATGAACCCTTATATCAACCAGGACCGGATTCACCAACTTTTACAAAAA ATGCTGAGTCTGATGATGAAGAGGACCCATTGGATGCTTTTATGAATGATCTCAATcaaaaagttaaaaaagaagCAATAAAAGTTCCAGAGAAAGAAGATTTAAGTGGGAAAAATAAAGCCAAGGGTGTGCGCCATGATATTGAAGAAGAGGATGATGAAGAATCATATTATCGGTACATTAAAGAAAATCCTCTTGCTGGATTACAAGGAGATGACTCTGATTCAGAACAAATTGAATATGATGAGGATGGAAATCCAATCAAACTAGGAAAAAAGCACATTGACCCTCTTCCTCCCATTGATCACTCTACCATTACATATGCTCCATTTGAGAAAAATTTCTACGAAGAGcatgatgaaataaaaaacctaCCACTTAACCAGTCTAATGAACTGAGAGAAACATTGGGCCTAAAAGTGTCTGGAATCTCAATCCCGAAACCAGTATGCAGTTTCGCCCACTTTAATTTCGACGAAAAATTGCTTAACGTGATTCGTAAGTCCGAGTTCACAAATCCTACTCCTATCCAG TCTCAAGCAATTCCGGCTGCACTCTCGGGCCGTGACGTTATTGGTATAGCTCAGACCGGTAGCGGTAAAACAGCAGCATTCCTCTGGCCAATGATTGTTCATATACTGGATCAGCCCGTTCTGAAACAAG GCGATGGACCTATCGGTGTTATATTGGCACCTACTCGCGAACTCAGTCAGCAAATCTACACCGAAGCAAAAAAGTTTTGTAAAGTTTTTGGCATCAGCGTAGTTTGCTGTTATGGTGGTGGTTCCAAATGGGAGCAATCGAAAGATTTGGAACAAGGTGCCGAAATTGTAGTTGCCACTCCTG GTCGAATGATTGATCTGGTTAAGATAAAAGCCACGAACTTACAGCGGGTTACCTTTTTGGTCTTGGACGAAGCGGACCGGATGTTTGATATGGGGTTTG AGCCCCAAGTGCGATCTATTTGCAATCACGTCCGTCCGGAACGACAAACCCTTCTTTTTAGCGCAACATTCaaaaaacgaatagaaaaaCTTGCCCGTGATGTGCTGTCTGATCCAATTCGAATCGTTCAG GGTGATGTGGGGGAGGCAAATCAAGACGTTACGCAAGTAATTGAAGTTATAGCTCCTACTGCTAAGTACAGTTGGCTCATTGTACGCCTAGTAGAGTTTATGGCTTCGGGATCCGTGCTAATTTTCGTAACAAAAAAG GCGAATGCTGAAGAACTGTGTGCCAGTTTAAAATCCAGAGAAATGTCTGTAGCTCTTTTGCATGGTGACATGGATCAGATTGATCGTAATCAAGTAATTAGCTCCttcaaaaagaaggaaatggaCATTCTCGTGGCCACGGATGTCGCCGCTCGTGGTCTTGACATTCCCCACATCCGAACAGTCATCAACTACGACATTGCTCGTGATATTGATACGCATACGCACAGAATTGGAAGAACGGGTCGTGCCGGTGAAAAAGGCACGGCTTTTACGCTAGTAACTCCTGCTGACAAGGAATTTGCCGGGCATTTAGTCAGAAATTTGGAAGGAGCTAATCAACAGGTGCCAGAGCCATTAATGGATCTTGCCATGCAGAGTGCGTGGTTCCGAAAGTCGCGTTTCAAAGGTGGTCAAGGGCGGAAACCTAATGTCGGTGGACGAGGCTTAGGCTACTCGGATAAAACCCCTACTACTGCCAACAGAACACTCACTGGTGCCAATGCAATTAAACCTGTTTTC CAAAGTGGACCGAGTTCTTTTTCTAAACCTACCCAAGGACCAGCTGCCGCAGCAGGACCCAGTGGAGGTCGTTTGGCTGCAATGAAAGCCGCTTTTCAATCTCAATATAAACAAcag TTCTGCAGCAGCTCCGACAATAAACCACCGCAACCTTTGGCTTCCGATTCAAATTCAGCCGAAGGTAGTGGACAACGGCCcgtgaagaaaaagagcagATGGGACGATTGA
- the LOC130686427 gene encoding succinate--CoA ligase [GDP-forming] subunit beta, mitochondrial-like, whose translation MAFHIPTLRNVVRLGKCIPTKCRVNIQSVRHLNLLEYQSKTLLEKYNVTVQKFIVADKIDDTNCLSAKLRPGEYVVKAQILAGGRGLGVFDSGFKGGVHLTKDPVKAKNLVGEMLHKKLITKQTPKEGIPVNHVMVAESVDILRETYLCILMDREYNGPVIIASPAGGMDIEDVAHKTPELIKTLPVDIFEGVTDGMANDLAEFLLFKGDLKKKAAQEIKHLWEMFLKVDAVQVEINPFVETPQGQVVSVDAKIGFDDNAKFRQQEIFAMEDTTESDPREVEANKYNLNYIGMDGNIGCLVNGAGLAMATMDIIQLYGASPANFLDVGGTVQEQQVLQAFKILTSDKNVKAILVNVFGGIVNCATIASGIVGASKSIELKVPLIVRLEGTNVDAAKKILKESGLPIQSASDLDDAAKKAVASI comes from the exons ATGGCTTTTCATATTCCAACTCTCAGGAATGTTGTGCGGTTGGGGAAGTGCATTCCGACG AAATGCCGTGTTAACATTCAGTCTGTGAGACACTTGAATTTGCTTGAATATCAAAGCAAAACATTGCTGGAAAAGTACAATGTAACAGTGCAGAAGTTCATAGTTGCAGACAAGATTGATGACACCAACTGTCTGTCAGCCAAATTAA GGCCTGGGGAATATGTTGTAAAAGCTCAAATCCTAGCAGGAGGGCGAGGATTGGGTGTGTTTGATTCAGGTTTTAAAGGAGGTGTTCACCTTACGAAAGA CCCTGTTAAAGCTAAGAATCTTGTTGGTGAAATGTTGCATAAAAAACTGATTACTAAACAAACTCCCAAGGAAGGCATTCCAGTGAATCATGTTATGGTAGCAGAATCTGTTGATATTTTAAGGGAAACCTACCTTTGCATTCTTATGGATAG AGAATACAATGGGCCTGTTATTATTGCTAGCCCTGCTGGTGGTATGGATATCGAAGACGTGGCTCACAAAACTCCCGAACTGATTAAAACCCTTCCAGTTGACATTTTCGAAGGGGTTACTGATGGTATGGCAAATGATCTTgctgaatttcttctttttaaaggagatttgaaaaagaaagctgcccaagaaataaaacatttatggGAAATGTTCCTTAAG GTTGATGCCGTACAAGTGGAAATCAACCCGTTTGTTGAAACTCCACAAGGTCAAGTTGTCAGCGTCGACGCCAAGATTGGTTTTGACGATAACGCTAAGTTTCGCCAACAAGAAATCTTTGCCATGGAAGACACAACTGAAAGCGATCCGAGAGAAGTTGAAGCCAATAAATACAATCTAAACTACATTGGGATGGATGGGAATATTGGTTGTTTGG TAAATGGAGCTGGACTTGCCATGGCGACCATGGACATCATCCAACTTTATGGAGCATCACCAGCCAACTTCCTTGATGTTGGAGGCACTGTTCAAGAGCAGCAAGTGCTTCAAGCATTCAAGATTCTTACATCTg ACAAGAACGTGAAAGCTATCCTGGTAAACGTATTCGGTGGTATTGTGAACTGTGCGACCATCGCATCAGGAATTGTAGGCGCATCTAAAAGCATAGAGCTCAAAGTTCCACTGATTGTTAGACTTGaag GAACAAATGTGGATGCAGCCAAGAAAATCCTTAAAGAATCTGGGCTTCCAATTCAGAGTGCTAGTGATCTAGATGATGCAGCCAAGAAGGCTGTGGCCAGCATTTAA